ACAAAGAAAATTGATGTGTTTTGGCCTGTATCTCCAACATACTTcctcctatgtggatgaaactttacagacattgtgaacatctgactctgcacagactGAAATGTTGATATGATACAGTCACTGGCCCACCTGCTGGAAGGATGATCTGTCTTTTGTATCGGTGTATTTTCGTGTACTTCCCTTGCCAGTAGACAAGGCCCAGGACATTAAGGGGTGAGAGAATATACGTGACGCCAGGGGAGGTGACAGCAAGTCCCGCagaccgcaaggagtgcgagggcccatAACGCTGCTTGCAGATTTAATtctgtcttttttattatttcatatttCCCTGCTCTTATTGTACAGTGCACATAtgcatatgtatatgtatgtatatactgtatatatatatatatatatatatatatatatatatatatatatatatatatatatagtcagaGGCCAGATTGAGATGGTTTagacatgtgcagaggagggatggTGGATATTggtagaaggatgttggaaatgGAACTGCAAGGCAAGAGGTCACGAAGAAGGTTAAAGAAAGAGATCCAACGAAGGGCATGAGGTCAGttggtgtgagagaagaggacGCTGAGGATAGAGTTaggtggaaacagatgatttgCTGTGGTAAACCCCTGCCAGGAACAGCCAAAAGTAGATGATCCCTTAACCAGTAAATGGTCAGCAAAGTGATGTTGCTTATACTGTAACAAATGAAATCTAGCCATCTTTAAACAGGGACTCAAATCACAACTCTGGCTGGTAACTGTTAGCAACTATTTACATAATAAATATCTACCTAATTTGATCGCCCAATATAATGTGAAATCTCTACAGTGAAGTCTATAAAAATGTGATGAGTTGTAAATGTAAAACCAAACTAGGCTTTTGCAAAAGATGTTCTGCTGTCATGTGATGAAAGAACAACTGAAATTGTTGTCTTCTGTGTGGTCATGTGCTATTGTGTGTGACAAGGTGATAGATGAGATCTACCGCGTGCTTCGTTATGTGAACTCCACACGAGCCCCACAGCGAGCACATGAGGTACTGCAGGAGCTAAGGGACATATCCTCCATGGCCATGGAGTACTTTGACGAGAAGATTGTCCCCATTTTGAAGAAAAAGCTTCCAGGAGCTGACCTCTCAGGCCGTCTTATTGGCTCTGCACCAGGTAACAGACATGTATTTCTTCTGTATAATAACCTGAAATAATAACGGGAAATGCATGGAGCAGAAATCTCAATATTTCTATGAAAATCCTGGCTGTGTAATTAAAGTGCATGCTTTGTAGTTCGGACCTTGGCTCACCCAGAAATGCAGCACATTGTAGCTGACAGTGGAAACAAGTCTTCTTAATTGATAAATTGATTGATGGATTGATTAATTCATTTGAGATCTATCTAAGGCAACTGGGGTTGtggttttcttgaagacgttttgctgctcctccaagcaacTTCATTAGTTCTGAttggtggggaaacaggtttatatgtggttataTGATGTTATCTATCcacagtgggtgggtctgtgtgatgTCTTAATTAACTTACCTTTGTTGGTTTTTCTGATTGTCTGTTGAAGCTCAGGTCTGTCTTAACAACTGGCTAAGGACTATGAAGCTGGATCAAtactccagagaacagagaactccctcccccctgcagacgttacacccacaaaatgacgtcattttttctctcggaccgcccgttgtgcagcgctctcggacacatggcccgggcagaactttttctctcaaagCTGTGCGtcaatttattgtgggcgtgatgaatgtgttgaagccaagagcttcttcaggtgagaacacacagacagaaggaggaagcacagcgaccatggacagtttagatgagcagctggcaaacagctgctggaaggagaaacacggcacacagagagagtctgtccacaaggtggcgataaaaagacagacagtcatccacacgttcacagagttaaactctcacagaccagaggtctgctacagtcagctgcactgatcttctatctgttgtcagctgtgcgtCCTCTGCCCTGAACAtgatcagctcgttaggccaggtaaccacgactgtgtcacagtttacaacacaactgcattgtcaacctttagTGTGTGATGTGCGCTCTGTAggaggccgtatgaggagttctccacacacacgtctcgtggagtatggtacctccgtgccgaaaagaacttttttactcttaccacccgtggagcgagttctctgttctctgttctctgttctctgttctcgtggagtatggaacagccttgaGACTACAGGAAAGCTGTTGTGGTGTTGATTGGTGAGAAGCTTAtggggaatggatggaagcagaAAGATGATATCTGATATGATAATGTCCACTACctccattcattttttttcaagtttaacatagatggcttccctGACTCCTCTTTAAAACCACCTGTCCTGTGGACATCATTGTCCTCGAAAGAGTGTCATTTTCATAAAATATCATCATATATACAGTTCAGTGCAGCCAGGAATGCTCAGGACCTGTACACTGCACAGAAGAATAGCACACAGAAAATCCACCTCTACAGGGCAGGACTCAGCAGTCCTCAAAAAACACTGCCCACATttgtgacagagaggacaggtggtttgaaagagaaGTCAATGAAGCAATCTTTGTTAAGTTGGAAAATCCTTCTCTCGTATGGGTCGTCAGCCAGTCTTCACTAGTCCCATAGTAGTAACTCGGTTATTAACAGACCTGAGCTTTAACAGTCAGAATGACCAGCACATGTAAATATTGATACAGAGCTCTTGACATGTCACTTTGACACAAATCCACCCACTGTGGATATATAACCTCATAGGGTCAATCTATTGAAATGTCTGATTACCTGCAAGTTGAGAAGTTGTAATCCAATATAAAAAACATCAAGAAAGTCAAAAGTTTCACATTTCACTGTCATGCCTTACACAGACGTGACATGACTGTTCTTTTTTATACAGTAAATGGAAAACTATAAACCCAGGATTTTAAAGAATattaaagtcacatttttctgactgaataatttattttgttcttGTGTTTCTCCCTTTTGTCTAGCAAGAGCCTATGTTTATTGCGTTGACCTCTAATTGCCTGTCCTGTCCCCTTAGTGGCAGGTCCATCTACTTCTTTGACCACCATGTCCCTGCTTGCTAAGAACACACCGTCACGCTCTGAGATGACCAAGGTGCAGCAGCAGGTTAAGGTGAACGGTGCATCGATGACAGTATTACGGAGGGAGATGCAGGAAATCCGTGTCAAACAGTtagagcagcagaagcagctgcaAGACCAGGAACAGAAGCTTCTGGAACAGACGCAGGTGATCGGTGAGCAGAATGCCCGGCTTGCTGAGCTGGAACACAAGCTCCGTGAACTGATGGACAGTAGTGCTGCTGCTATGGGAGGACCGCGGCCCACCACAGCTGTCCCCTCAACATCCAGCAGTTCTATTGCATCTTCCTCGGTGGCCAGCACATCTGCTACCGTCTTAGCAAGTGGTAGCGTGGCTGTAGCCTTGCCCAGGGTGCCAGAGGGTGAGTCGACGCTCAAACGTAACAGAAAGAGCACAGACCTGCCACGACAATCCAAGCGGCTGCGCAGCAAGAAATGAGAGACTCTGTCATTTagtttatgttttctttttggttTTGGGGTCTGACTCGTCAGCTTACGCCCAAAGTCATTCCACACCAACAAGTATCACGTGTTTTCTAACACTGAGCTCAGATCGTCATCCAGGACTTTGCACAGACAGGGTCAACATTTGATTATTTAAGGACTGCTAAAGCATAATGTTTCTTATTcaacaaaacacaatgaaaacaccCTAACATACTGTGTTACTACTGAAAGCACACATTTTTCTAGCACAAATAtattatttcacttttaaaaaGGCTAAATTCTGAAGCAGCATGACATAATTTTTATGAGGAaattttctgtatttgtttggTTTCAGTTAAAAATCCACATTTGTTGTCTGAGGGTCAAAGTACAGAGTGTAAATGCAGTGACAGAACACATTTCTGatgcattttattgttttttttcacaataaTGGAGCTCTCACACAAGATATCACCTCGTTCTTGGTTTGGCTCTGCACCAGACATGAAAATAATATAGGTTGTCACCAGTCCTCTCTTTTTAGGCTGTTTTTAGATAGGACACAATGGTGGGGGCAGCATCGGTGTGTGCTGCTTGCCTGGTGAGGGTCTGCCACATTCAGGTTCAACAAATTTAAAGATCGCTGCTGGAATGTATGGAATGCATTCCAGAAAGGCAGCTAGTGAAGCACAGAAGATAAAATGAGAGAAAGTTGATTCTGTGTCTAAAAGTCTTTTCTTTTGGTATTTATTATGCATTTCTTCAACAATAACTGTCGTTATCTAGTTTAAAGAAGTATAGTTTCTACATGAAGTATTTTATAATGACAGAAAACATCTTTGTCCATTATTTTAACTATGTGC
This Parambassis ranga chromosome 15, fParRan2.1, whole genome shotgun sequence DNA region includes the following protein-coding sequences:
- the fbxo28 gene encoding F-box only protein 28, with translation MATVVERVDGCVGSLDSDAVSLRQSASPPDQNNPLLGLPIVAIETILNFLSYDEISLLRSVCKRMDMICQRVLNQGFLKVERYHSLCQRQVKAQLPRRESERRNHSLARHADILAAVETRLSLLNMTFMKYVDSNLCCFIPGKVIDEIYRVLRYVNSTRAPQRAHEVLQELRDISSMAMEYFDEKIVPILKKKLPGADLSGRLIGSAPVAGPSTSLTTMSLLAKNTPSRSEMTKVQQQVKVNGASMTVLRREMQEIRVKQLEQQKQLQDQEQKLLEQTQVIGEQNARLAELEHKLRELMDSSAAAMGGPRPTTAVPSTSSSSIASSSVASTSATVLASGSVAVALPRVPEGESTLKRNRKSTDLPRQSKRLRSKK